A section of the Chelmon rostratus isolate fCheRos1 chromosome 16, fCheRos1.pri, whole genome shotgun sequence genome encodes:
- the LOC121619103 gene encoding 14-3-3 protein zeta-like gives MDDKELQVQKAKLAEQAERYEDMAAAMKTVTENSEELGTDERNLLSVAYKNVVGARRSSWRVMSNLEEKSEGNKRELAKAYKTKIEKELKDICQEVLDLLDNHLISKASTPDSTVFYLKMKGDYYRYLAEVASDEDKDSIVSHSKEAYQKAFDIGMEKMQPTHPIRLGLALNFSVFYYEIVNSPDEACKLAKKAFDDAIAMLDSLNSDSYKDSTLIMQLLRDNLTLWMSDHQTEGEGDETEQATEKH, from the exons ATGGATGACAAGGAGCTGCAGGTACAGAAAGCCAAACTGGCTGAGCAAGCTGAACGCTatgaggacatggctgcagccaTGAAGACTGTTACAGAGAACAGCGAGGAGCTCGGCACTGATGAGCGCAACCTGCTATCTGTTGCATACAAGAATGTGGTGGGGGCTAGGAGGTCCTCCTGGAGGGTGATGTCCAACTTGGAGGAGAAGTCTGAAGGAAACAAGAGAGAGTTGGCCAAGGCATACAAAACAAAGATCGAGAAGGAGCTGAAAGACATCTGCCAAGAAGTACTG GATCTGCTTGACAATCATCTGATCTCTAAAGCCTCGACTCCTGACAGCACAGTCTTCTACCTGAAGATGAAGGGGGACTACTACCGCTACCTGGCTGAGGTGGCCTCTGACGAAGACAAGGACA GCATTGTCTCACACTCAAAAGAGGCCTACCAGAAGGCGTTTGACATCGGCATGGAAAAAATGCAGCCTACACATCCCATCCGCCTAGGCCTCGCTCTGAACTTTTCGGTCTTCTACTATGAGATTGTCAACTCACCTGATGAAGCCTGCAAATTGGCCAAGAAG GCCTTTGATGATGCCATTGCCATGCTGGATTCCCTCAACAGTGATTCCTACAAAGACAGCACCTTGATCATGCAGCTGCTCCGTGACAATCTGACA CTGTGGATGTCAGACCACCAGACTGAAGGTGAGGGAGACGAGACGGAGCAGGCAACTGAGAAGCACTGA